CCGTCGTGCTACCTGACGGGCGTCCAAAAATGCCATTGAGTTGCGGCCCGAACGAACCCCGCGCCGACTCCCCCACTTGATGGCAGCCGCCGCATATCCGTTTGAACAGTGTCGCGCCGGCTTCAGCATCGCCGGCCGCCTGGACTTGCGCGCCGAACATCCCCGCAATAAGCACCATGAGGGCTGCGGCTTTATTCATGTCCTGCTCCAAATCATTTGTGGCCAAGCGCACGTAAATCAGCTCGCACCCGGTTGAACCT
This region of Pseudomonas mandelii genomic DNA includes:
- a CDS encoding c-type cytochrome; protein product: MNKAAALMVLIAGMFGAQVQAAGDAEAGATLFKRICGGCHQVGESARGSFGPQLNGIFGRPSGSTTDYQYSDAMKSAGIVWTRETLIAYLEDPKEVVPGTRMIFWGLSDPEKIENLLAYLQTFQPQ